A part of Sinorhizobium chiapasense genomic DNA contains:
- the fabB gene encoding beta-ketoacyl-ACP synthase I: MRRVVVTGLGIVSSIGNNAEEVTASLRDAKSGITFSPDFAENGFKCQVWGAPSLDPTELVDRRAMRFLSQGGAWNHVAMKQAIADSGLEAGDITNERTGIIMGSGGPSTRTIVEAADVTRKNTSPKRIGPFAVPKAMSSTASATLATWFQIHGVNYSISSACSTSAHCIGNAAEMIQWGKQDVMFAGGHEDLDWTMSNLFDAMGAMSSKFNDTPSSASRAYDVNRDGFVIAGGAGVLVLEELEHAKARGAKIYAEIIGYGATSDGYDMVAPSGEGAVRCMRQALATVKGDIDYINTHGTSTPVGDSKEIGAIREVFGEKMPHIQSTKSLTGHSLGAAGVQESIYGLLMMQGGFIGESAHISELDPEFEGVPIVRKRIDNAKIDTVLSNSFGFGGTNATLVFQRYNG, encoded by the coding sequence ATGAGACGGGTAGTTGTCACGGGCCTCGGCATCGTTTCCTCGATCGGTAACAATGCCGAGGAAGTCACGGCGTCGTTGCGCGATGCGAAATCAGGCATCACGTTTTCCCCGGATTTCGCCGAGAACGGCTTCAAGTGCCAGGTCTGGGGTGCGCCATCGCTCGACCCGACGGAACTCGTCGACCGGCGCGCCATGCGCTTCCTGTCGCAGGGCGGCGCCTGGAACCACGTGGCGATGAAGCAGGCAATCGCGGATTCGGGCCTCGAAGCCGGCGACATCACCAACGAACGCACCGGCATCATCATGGGCTCGGGCGGTCCTTCGACCCGCACCATCGTCGAGGCTGCCGATGTCACCCGCAAGAACACGAGCCCCAAGCGCATCGGTCCCTTCGCGGTCCCGAAGGCGATGTCCTCGACGGCCTCGGCCACCCTTGCGACCTGGTTCCAGATCCATGGCGTCAACTACTCGATCTCGTCCGCCTGCTCGACCTCGGCGCATTGCATCGGCAATGCCGCGGAAATGATCCAGTGGGGCAAGCAGGACGTGATGTTCGCCGGCGGCCACGAGGATCTCGACTGGACCATGTCCAACCTCTTCGACGCCATGGGCGCCATGTCCTCGAAGTTCAACGACACGCCCTCCTCGGCCTCGCGGGCCTATGACGTCAACCGCGACGGCTTCGTGATTGCCGGCGGCGCCGGGGTTCTGGTGCTCGAGGAACTGGAGCATGCCAAGGCCCGCGGCGCCAAGATCTATGCCGAGATCATCGGCTATGGCGCAACCTCCGACGGTTACGACATGGTTGCCCCATCCGGCGAGGGTGCCGTGCGCTGCATGCGTCAGGCGCTCGCGACCGTGAAGGGCGATATCGACTACATCAACACCCACGGAACCTCGACGCCAGTCGGCGACTCCAAGGAAATCGGCGCCATTCGCGAAGTCTTCGGCGAAAAGATGCCGCATATCCAGTCGACCAAATCTCTCACCGGCCATTCGCTGGGTGCTGCCGGCGTCCAGGAATCGATCTACGGCCTGTTGATGATGCAGGGCGGCTTCATCGGCGAAAGCGCGCATATCAGCGAGCTCGACCCCGAGTTCGAGGGCGTACCGATCGTCCGCAAGCGGATCGACAACGCCAAGATCGACACGGTTCTTTCGAACTCCTTCGGCTTCGGCGGCACCAACGCCACGCTCGTCTTCCAGCGCTACAACGGATAA
- the fabA gene encoding 3-hydroxyacyl-[acyl-carrier-protein] dehydratase FabA has protein sequence MTTRQSSFSYEEILTCGRGEMFGPGNAQLPLPPMLMFNRITDISETGGPHDKGYIRAEFDITPDLWFFPCHFMGDPVMPGCLGLDAMWQLTGFFLGWLGEPGKGRAISTGEVKFTGMVTPKTKLVEYGIDFKRVMRGRLVLGIADGWMKADGEVIYKASDLRVGLFQEKAD, from the coding sequence ATGACAACCAGACAATCCAGCTTCAGCTATGAGGAAATCCTGACCTGCGGCCGAGGTGAAATGTTTGGCCCCGGCAATGCCCAGCTGCCCTTGCCGCCGATGCTGATGTTCAACCGCATCACCGACATCTCGGAAACCGGAGGCCCGCATGACAAGGGCTACATCCGCGCCGAGTTCGACATCACGCCGGACCTCTGGTTCTTCCCGTGCCATTTCATGGGCGACCCCGTCATGCCCGGCTGCCTTGGCCTCGACGCCATGTGGCAGCTCACCGGATTCTTCCTCGGCTGGCTCGGCGAGCCCGGCAAGGGCCGCGCGATCTCCACCGGCGAGGTGAAATTCACAGGCATGGTGACGCCGAAGACCAAGCTGGTCGAATACGGCATCGACTTCAAGCGCGTGATGCGCGGCCGCCTGGTGCTCGGCATTGCCGACGGCTGGATGAAGGCCGATGGCGAAGTGATCTACAAGGCCAGCGACCTCAGGGTCGGTCTTTTCCAGGAAAAGGCCGACTGA